In the Bacillota bacterium genome, CGGGTAACAATTGCGCATAACGCCAGATGCTCTTGGGGCCAGAAGCGATGCTGGCCGCCAGCTGCTCCGGGCTCACCCGCCCGAAATCGTAGACGACCTCGAGCGGCCCGAAGCAGTCGTCGCAGGCGTAAACAGGCGAAACAGGAAAGCTCTTGCCGCATTCCCGGCAGCGGAGCCCAACAGCGGCCACCCAGGACAACCCCCCTGCTCGGCGGGCGGTACCCGGCAACGGGCGTCAACGCAAAAGCCCCGTCACGTGCTTTCGTGCCGGCCGGAGGGCGTCCGCGAATGGGCAGATCGCTTCAGAGGGACGGACCACAAAATTCCTCTCCCTGCGCCAGCAGGCCGGGCCGCCTGGCCATCAGCGGCCCTTTCGGGAGAGGACGGCTGACGTCGTCCTCTTATCCTCCGGGATTGGCACCTTGCTGCCTCAGCTGGCATGCAGGTTGCCGGGGGTCATCGAGCCGGTCTCTCGCCCGCTCTTGATAAGGGACATGAACTTGTTTTGCCGAACGCCCGGCTCGACAGGGCCGGGGCCGGTTGGCACGCATGGTAGCACGAGGCAGTCGCACATGTCAATAGGGTATTGACGGTGGCTGCGCCGCGACCGATCGAGGTGCGAGAGTGGTGCGGGCGGGGGGAGTTGAACCCCCACGGGCTGTAAGCCCAGCAGATCCTAAGTCTGCTGCGTCTGCCATTCCGCCACGCCCGCACGAGGCGGTGGGCACCGTGCGGCTCGAAAACCCAGCCCGGTTGCCACCGCCAGTATAGCAAGTGCCTGCATGGCCGCCAAGGGACGGCCCGCCTGGCGACGAACTGCACCAGCCAAACGGCGGTGACGGAGAAGAGCCGATGAAGGGAAGTTCTCGCCGGGCCGCTCTGGCAGAGGTCGCGGCGCTGTTCGCCAGGCTGGGGGTCACCGGCTTTGGTGGCCCCGCCGCACATATCGCCATGATGCGTGAGGAGGTGGTGCACCGCCGCAGGTGGGTCACCGATCAACGCTTTCTTGACCTTCTCGGGCTTACGAACCTCATCCCCGGGCCCAACTCCACCGAGATGGCCATTCACCTCGGCTATCTCCGGGCGGGATGGCCTGGGCTCATCGTAGCGGGCGCCAGCTTCATCCTGCCGGCAGCGCTGATCGTTTCGGCGTTTGCCTGGGCATACGTGGCGTACGGAGCGACACCGCAGGCCACGTGGCTTCTCTACGGCGTCAAGCCGGTCATCATCGCCGTCGTGGTGCACGCGCTGGCGGGAATGGTGCGAACGGCCCTAAGAAGCCCCCTTGCGATGGCCTGGGGCGCCTTGGTGCTCGGGCTGTACTGGCTGGGTGTCAACGAAATCCTGCTGCTTTTCGGCGCAGGTCTGCTCTTTGCCGTGCTACGGCAGGGAATGTTTCGGGTCCGGCCCGGTCCGTCACTACCGGCAGTCGTGGGCACCGCCGCGGCGGCGGCCGCCACGACCGTCGCCGGCAACGCAGCGCCTTTCTCCCTGAGTCTGATCTTCTGGGTCTTCCTGAAGGTCGGCTCTGTCCTCTACGGGAGCGGGTACGTGCTGCTGGCCTTTCTGCGCAACGACTTCGTTCAGCGTCTCGGGTGGCTCACCGACCGCCAGCTTCTGGACGCCATCTCGGTGGGTCAGTTCACGCCGGGCCCGGTGTTCACCACCGCCACGTTCATCGGGTACCTGCTGGGCCGCTGGCCGGGGGCTGTCCTTGCGACGCTCGGCATCTTCCTGCCCTCGTTCATCTTCGTGGCGGCCGTGCACCCGCTGGGCGCCCGGCTGCGCCGTTCACCCTGGACCTCGGCCGCGCTGGATGGCGTCAACATCGCCGCGCTGGGGCTCATGGCCGGGGTGACCCTGCAACTGGCGCGAAGCGCCCTGGTGGATGGCTTCACCTCGGCCCTGGCGCTCGTCTCGCTGGCAGCACTGGTGCGCTACCGCGTCAATTCGGCCTGGCTCGTCCTGGCTGGCGCATCGGCCGGCCTGGCCGCCGAGTTGCTCGTTGCTTGACAGCGCCGTGGCCGGGTGCGAGAATGCCGAGGTCATGCGGCAACCAAACTATCCGGTGCCCGAATAAAATGGCCCCGGTGTGTGACGAACGGGAGAACTGCGAGACAAGCGTGCGCCGGGATCAGGCCGAAGCCTACATGGCCAGAGTCCACGAACTCATCCTGCAGCTTCGCCACCGGTGGCGCCGCACAGAGCGGTGCGGCGAACTGAGCTGGCCGCAGTGGTTCCTGCTTCGCCACCTGCGCTGCCACGGGCCGAGCCACCCTCACATGCTGGCCGACCGGCTGGGCGTGACGCGTTCGACGCTGACCGGGCTGCTTGACGTCCTGCAAGAGCGGGGATACATAGAACGTTCCCCGGATCCGGGGGACCGGCGCACGCTGTGGATCGGCATTACGGCGGCCGGCCGGAAGGCGTTGCAGCGGTGCGAGGAGTACAGCCGCCGGCGGGTTGTGCGAGCCTTGAGGGCTCTGGACGTGGCGGAGGCGGATGTCCTGGTGCGGTCCCTGGAGAAGTTGATTGGGGCGTGGGGTCAGGAAAGCGAGGCGAATGGAGCAGATGGAGACGGGGAAGCCTGAGGTGTTCAGCGACAACGGGGCGGCCGGCGGCCTCCCCGTCATCGAGGTGCGGGAGCTGACCCGCCGTTTCGGTTTGGTCACCGCGGTGGATGCCGTCAGCTTCGATGTACGAGAAGGCGAAATTTTCGGATTTCTGGGCCCAAATGGGGCTGGCAAGACCACCACCATCAATATGCTGTGCACGCTGCTGCGGCCCACGGCCGGGCGGGCAACCGTCAACGGGCACGACGTAACCATCGAACCGCATGCCGTCCGGCAGTCCATCGGGCTCATCTTCCAGGACCCGGCACTGGACGAACGCCTGACGGCTTACGAGAACCTGCGGTTCCACGCCATGCTGTACGACGTGCCGCCGGATGCGTTCGAGCGGCGGGTGCGCGAGGTTCTGCAAATGGTTGACCTGGCCGACAAGGCGCGGGCCATCGTGCGCAACTTTTCCGGGGGAATGAAGCGGCGGCTGGAGATCGCCCGGGGGCTCTTGCACCACCCGAAGGTGCTCTTCCTCGACGAGCCCACCATCGGCCTTGACCCGCAGACCCGGCGCCACATCTGGGAGTATATCACGGCCCTGCGCAAACAGCAGGGGCTTACTATCTTCCTCACCACCCACTACATGGAGGAGGCGGAGATCTGCGAACGGATCGCCATCATAGACCACGGGCGCATCGTGGCGCTGGATACGCCGGATGAGCTGAAGCGGCTGGTGGGCGGCGATGTGGTCACGGTGCGAACGGGCAACAACGCGGCGGCGGCCGAGAGGCTCAAGAGCGCATTCGGGCTGGAGCCCCGGCTGGGGCCTGGCGGCGAACTCATCGTGGAGGTAGACCGGGGCGACCGGTTCATCCCCCAGATGGTGACAGCCTTCAACGGGGACGGGGCGGCGCTCTCGGTACACAGCGTAAGCCTGCGCCAGCCGGGACGTGGAGGCGAGCCCGGCGGACCGGATGCGGGTGCACCGGGCCATGTGGGGGCGGAGGTAGGGGAACGGCGGGCGAAGGGCGAGGACGCCCGCCGGCGGCATGACGCGGTCGTCGAGGGGTGCGGTGGCGTGAACTCATTCAGGCGAGAACTGAAGGGCATTTACACCATTTGGTACCGGGACGTGCTGCGGTTTCTCAGGGATCGCTCCCGGATCGTGGCGTCGCTCGGCCAGCCGCTGCTCTTTTTGTTCGTCTTCGGGAGCGGGCTTGCGCCGGCGATGTCCAACCTGGGGCAGGGGGCGTTCAACTTCAAGCAGTTCCTCTTCCCCGGCATTTTGAGCATGGCGGTGCTGTTTACGGCCATTTTCTCGGCGGTCTCCATCGTGTGGGACCGGGAGTTCGGGTTTCTCAAGGAGGTCATGGTGGCGCCCGTCTCTCGCCTTGCCGTGGCGCTTGGCAAGGTGGCGGGGGGCAGCACGGTGGCGATGTTCCAGGGGCTCATCGTGCTGGTGCTGGCGCCGTTCATCGGCGTGCGCCTCTCGTGGGATCAGGTGCTGATCCTGATGCTGCTCATGCTGCTGCTGGCGGCGGTGATGACGGCGTTCGGCATTTTGATCGCGGCTCGCCAGCGCAGCATGGAAGGTTTCCAGATGGTCATGCAGTTTTTGCTCATGCCGATGTTCTTCCTGTCCGGAGCGTTTTTCCCGCTGCGCGGGGTGCCGCTGTGGATGGAGTGGCTGAGCCGCATCGACCCGGTCACCTACGGCGTTGACCCGCTGCGGCAGGTGGCGCTGGGCAAGAGCCTGCCGGAGTTCGTGCTGAAGGCCATCAGCCTGCACCCTGTTGCGGTGGACGTGGCGGTGCTGGCGGCGCTGGGGCTGGCGTTTCTGGTGCCGGCGGTGTGGCTGTTTGGCCGGCAGGAGTAAGGGTGGGCCACCGGCCCAGTCAATTGGGCCGGACCCCTCAGGCCGTCCAGGCCCTCAATGCGGGAACGGGTGCCCGGCCCTGGATGTCCGTCACCGAAACCAGCAATCCGGAGAGCGAGTCGCGCAAGGCGGCCGTGTAGGAGCGCACAGCGGCGCCGCTCAGGCGAACCCTGGTCAGAGCCCCGTTGAGGCGAGATGCTTCGAGAGCAAAGTCGGCGTCGACCAGGTGGCTTACGGCCTGCTGCAAATTGAGTTCGTGGACCTCCATCCTCTGCTCCACGTGCTGCAGCGCGTTGGTGAGGGCTCCGATGGCGGCCCGGCCGCTGTGCACATGTTCAGTGGCGGTATCCAGGAGCGTCAGGGCCTGGTCTGCGGAATCGGGCGAAGGCAGCGCGAGCTGATCGATGCCGAGCGCCTCGGGTGTGACCTCGGGCAGGGTAAGGCGAAGCTGAGCCCCTGGCGCCGGGCCAATCTGAAGGACAAGGGGCCGGCCGGCGGTGACGGTTTCGGTGACGGTCTGCTCTGCCGTCACCGCAGGGCGGGCTGCCGTGGCGGTGATGGTGAAGGTATCGCCGGTCAGATAGGCCAGGTCCTGCCCGGGACTATCGAAGCTCAAAGTCAGGCCGTTACCCAGATCGACGGGGTTTTGAGAGACGGTGCCGGTCTGGTCGCCTTCCGGGCCGCTGATTTGATACTGGGCGGGCTGG is a window encoding:
- a CDS encoding threonine synthase (catalyzes the formation of L-threonine from O-phospho-L-homoserine), giving the protein MAAVGLRCRECGKSFPVSPVYACDDCFGPLEVVYDFGRVSPEQLAASIASGPKSIWRYAQLLP
- the chrA gene encoding chromate efflux transporter, which translates into the protein MKGSSRRAALAEVAALFARLGVTGFGGPAAHIAMMREEVVHRRRWVTDQRFLDLLGLTNLIPGPNSTEMAIHLGYLRAGWPGLIVAGASFILPAALIVSAFAWAYVAYGATPQATWLLYGVKPVIIAVVVHALAGMVRTALRSPLAMAWGALVLGLYWLGVNEILLLFGAGLLFAVLRQGMFRVRPGPSLPAVVGTAAAAAATTVAGNAAPFSLSLIFWVFLKVGSVLYGSGYVLLAFLRNDFVQRLGWLTDRQLLDAISVGQFTPGPVFTTATFIGYLLGRWPGAVLATLGIFLPSFIFVAAVHPLGARLRRSPWTSAALDGVNIAALGLMAGVTLQLARSALVDGFTSALALVSLAALVRYRVNSAWLVLAGASAGLAAELLVA
- a CDS encoding MarR family transcriptional regulator, encoding MCDERENCETSVRRDQAEAYMARVHELILQLRHRWRRTERCGELSWPQWFLLRHLRCHGPSHPHMLADRLGVTRSTLTGLLDVLQERGYIERSPDPGDRRTLWIGITAAGRKALQRCEEYSRRRVVRALRALDVAEADVLVRSLEKLIGAWGQESEANGADGDGEA
- a CDS encoding ABC transporter permease, producing MEQMETGKPEVFSDNGAAGGLPVIEVRELTRRFGLVTAVDAVSFDVREGEIFGFLGPNGAGKTTTINMLCTLLRPTAGRATVNGHDVTIEPHAVRQSIGLIFQDPALDERLTAYENLRFHAMLYDVPPDAFERRVREVLQMVDLADKARAIVRNFSGGMKRRLEIARGLLHHPKVLFLDEPTIGLDPQTRRHIWEYITALRKQQGLTIFLTTHYMEEAEICERIAIIDHGRIVALDTPDELKRLVGGDVVTVRTGNNAAAAERLKSAFGLEPRLGPGGELIVEVDRGDRFIPQMVTAFNGDGAALSVHSVSLRQPGRGGEPGGPDAGAPGHVGAEVGERRAKGEDARRRHDAVVEGCGGVNSFRRELKGIYTIWYRDVLRFLRDRSRIVASLGQPLLFLFVFGSGLAPAMSNLGQGAFNFKQFLFPGILSMAVLFTAIFSAVSIVWDREFGFLKEVMVAPVSRLAVALGKVAGGSTVAMFQGLIVLVLAPFIGVRLSWDQVLILMLLMLLLAAVMTAFGILIAARQRSMEGFQMVMQFLLMPMFFLSGAFFPLRGVPLWMEWLSRIDPVTYGVDPLRQVALGKSLPEFVLKAISLHPVAVDVAVLAALGLAFLVPAVWLFGRQE